Proteins encoded by one window of Microcebus murinus isolate Inina chromosome 2, M.murinus_Inina_mat1.0, whole genome shotgun sequence:
- the LOC105878756 gene encoding TIP41-like protein, producing MMIHGFQSSHQDFSFGPWKLTASKTHIMKSADVEKLADELHMPSLPEMMFGDNVLRIQHGSGFGIEFNATDALRCVNNYQGMLQVACAQEWQESRTEGEHSKEVIKPYDWTYTTDYKGTLLGESLKLKVVPTTDHIDTEKLKAREQIKFFEEVLLFEDELHDHGVSSLSVKIRVMPSSFFLLLQFFLRIDGVLIRMNDTRLYHEADKTYMLREYTSRESKIASLMHVPPSLFTEPNEISQYLTNKGSSL from the coding sequence ATGATGATCCACGGCTTCCAGAGCAGCCACCAGGACTTCTCCTTCGGTCCCTGGAAGCTGACGGCATCCAAGACCCACATCATGAAATCAGCGGATGTGGAGAAGTTAGCGGATGAATTGCATATGCCGTCTCTCCCCGAAATGATGTTTGGAGACAATGTTTTAAGAATCCAACATGGCTCTGGCTTTGGGATTGAGTTCAATGCCACAGATGCGTTAAGATGTGTAAACAACTATCAAGGAATGCTTCAAGTAGCCTGTGCCCAAGAATGGCAGGAAAGCAGGACGGAGGGTGAACACTCCAAAGAGGTTATTAAACCATATGATTGGACCTATACAACAGATTATAAGGGAACATTACTTGGAGAATCTCTTAAGTTAAAGGTTGTACCTACAACAGATCATATAGACACAGAGAAATTGAAAGCCAGAGAACAGATTAAGTTCTTTGAAGAAGTTCTTCTGTTTGAGGATGAACTTCATGATCATGGAGTTTCAAGCCTCAGTGTGAAAATTAGAGTAATGCCTTCTAGTTTTTTCCTGCTATTGCAGTTTTTCTTGAGAATTGATGGGGTGCTTATCAGAATGAATGACACAAGACTTTACCATGAGGCTGATAAAACCTACATGTTACGAGAATATACATCACGAGAGAGCAAAATTGCTAGCTTAATGCATGTTCCACCTTCTCTCTTCACAGAACCTAATGAAATATCCCAGTATTTAACCAATAAAGGAAGCAGTTTGTGA